Genomic segment of Haemorhous mexicanus isolate bHaeMex1 chromosome 12, bHaeMex1.pri, whole genome shotgun sequence:
GAGGGAGGACACACGTGATCAGACGTTGTCCTCTTCCTTGCTCCACCTTGGCAGCCTCTCCTCTCTTACCATCAATGATGTCTTTCTTTAGACTGCTCTTGGCATTCCTCTCCTGGGGGTCTTCCTTTAACCCATCAAGGGTGAATTCATCCATGTGGCCTTCACCCACCAGCTCAGTTAGGGTCAGGCAGGAGTCCCCCACTAACAGACAAATCTTCCCTTCCAGACGTTGAGCCAGGGTGGGTTTGAAAATGACATCAAACTCTGCCGATTGCCCATGACgcagaagaaagaaaggctGCTTTGCGGGCTTGCTCTCTGCACAGCAATGGAAATCAGAGTTAATTAATACAGCTGTACTGAGGAAATATTTCCATAGGATAGATGAGGAATAAGAGGTGAAACCAGCTGCCTTCTAAGCACAGATTCTACCCACAGTGGTTCCAGACCCTCTTCCTATGTTGACAAGACTGCCACCTCCAGTTACAGCACCGCTTAAGCAGCTTAACCTCAGGCTGATGCCCAGCCCTCATTCCATCTActtccagccagctccagccatATGCCAAGCTCAGCCAAAGAgtgcttttggcttttgctggctggctgtgtgctCAAGGGCTGTGTCTGTTCAGGCTGGTACCTTCCCACATGCAGCAAATACCTCAGAGGGTCCACTGAGATAGTGACAGTCCCCCACAACTCAACCCACCACGTCTAGAAGAACAGAACAACTTCCTACAACTTGCCAGGAGAAGACCCTGCAAAAAGGCCCCAAGAAAAGCCTGGGGGACAGAGAGCCCAAAGAATGAAACTGTGCCTaacacctggctgctgctcagagaagcCAAGAGCAGGGCACATGTCTTCCCTCTGCATGATCACACTTCATGGTTAATGAATTTACCGTTTCTGACGGAGTCCCCTTCCACATTTCCAGTTTGGAATGTCTTGAATGTGGAGGCCCTGCCTTTCAACAAGAACACTCCGTGCTCATCCTCCAGGTGTAACATAAACTGAGAAAAGGGAAGCCAGAGCACAATGATGCTGGTGTGAGTACGGGACGGCACAGAGACTgacaccacagtgctgctggtcCCGCATGGCAGCCCAGCACCTCTCCCACTACTAACAGCACTTAGCACAAAAGTTAAGTCAAACCAGCTGAGAAAAAAGGGTGTTCAGAGGCATCTGGATAGAACTGACACAGAACCACACAGGACAGAAAGTAATGAGCAGAGTGTGATTAAACCACAACTAAGTTTACTTAAAATATAGTAAACTGGGATTAAATACAATCTATGGAACTGGGAAACCACACATGTTCATGAGAACAAAAGGTGACCTGAGAGACAGGAAAATACTCCACCACCTTTCTTGTGTTCAACTTAAAGAAAAAGGACTGGATGGAAAATTTCCAAGAACTCCCTTTTTGGAGATGTCAGCTACTCGCTTAAAAAGAATTTCTGACACCTCTTCCCTGTGGTtgacagcctggtcagagagCGAGAAACGACATTAGTTTCTCACAGTGGACTTGTGAGACCTTTTAGGGAGTTGTAGAAACGATGATAACTTGTTAGTATAAACAacctgcaggtggtgtttttctactctgtttttctgttcttctcaagGACTGTttgtgagaaagatgtttctcttaattagccaatcaaGAAGAATGTGTCAAACCTGTCTATAAAAAGAGAGACCTTTTTGTATTAAACTTCTGCAATTCAGTCTCCTGGTGAATTTGTGTCATTTCGGGCTCAACGGAGACACCTCTTCCCAGGTCTGCCATGTTTTTTGGGACCCTTCCCCTGTGGGACAAGCCTTTGTTCCCAACCAGATCCTTCCTTGAGCAGGTGCTCCTCACCTTGACAGGTTTGATGCCGTTGTTACGGATGACCAGGGGGAGCATCTCTGTATCCTCCAGCTGGAGCCTTTTGAAGCGCAGCACGGCTATTTCCCTCTTGCTGCGAGCACTTGGGCGCACGACTGTCACCGGCAgttcctgccccttcccactGATGGTGAaggtcaggatttggggtttcacttccacagagctgcaggagaggcgCGGAAACAATTTCAGCTGGCACTAACCCATTTCTCACTGGGCAAGCAAAGCACCAAGGGCCACCCACCTACAGTGTTTTCCCTGCCTGGTGCTCCTGTACCCCACAAAACACAGCCCCCCACCAGCCTCTTCCCAATCCACTCAGGACCATTCACAAGAGGAATCTGCTCCAAAGAGCCAGAGCCTTCCACAAtaacagttaaaaataatttcatttaattgaaTTATGCAGTACAGCAGGTAAATAAGGAGGCACCAGATGAGATATGGCAAATCCCCTTGCTGCAGTGAGATGAGACTTATGAAACAAGCAAAGGCACAGCACGAAAGCAGTACAAAAGCAAGAAGGCAGAAATAAATCATTGTCACCATCAGTAAAGATCATTTCCAAGAACAGTAAAAAAGCAATTGCTTATTAGCAATTGGACTTGTCTTGTTCCAATTCAGCCAATAAAGGGTTGAGGAAGGGCAGGTCAAAGCCCCAGTACACAGGTCCCAGGGCAGAGGAACTGGGCTCCTCTTTCATATCAGCTCCAATCACTCACATAAAATAGCCTAATGAATGCCAGGGAACCACAGAGGATCACTTAATTTTACagaagcaaagaggaaaatgtgACTGCTGTcttgctggcacagaaaccGCTTCTTCTAAACCTTTGTCCGTGGAAACGCCCAGGtcagctgcagcacatctgGGTAACTTCCAGTTGGCTACCTAGTATTTCCCTGTCTTGACAGTTCTTCATACAGAATAAACCATCAGCCTCATTTTTCTACTCTAAGAGTTACTCCCAGATCATCTCATGCCTAAGGCTACTGAAAGCATTACAGCTAACAAGAGGCCTGTGCCTTCCCAGGGGAGAGGCAGCTATCAGTGAGGCCTCCCCCAATATTTCACAGGGTCAGTTACCCCTTGGGCATCTCAAGGGAAGCCTCGAAGGTGCAGTCGTAGCTCTGCTTGTCTGGCGGAGTGAAGGTCACCGTAGCAACAGCAGAGGACGAGCCACGAATGGACATCTTGACTGGATCCAGCTTGAAAATGTTGTTGATAAGGCTTTGTTCCTTGGGGGAACCCAGAGAGCAGTGTTAGGAGAAAACACCTTTCAACATGACACAGTTTTATTCATAAATGCATTACTGAGAACAGCCCCAGACATTGTGTCTTTCTTCCTGCTTCCCCGGGCAGGCTCCCATCCTCCCGGGGAATGCTGATCTTGTGCTAAAGCATTGGGTGTTTGAGTGCaggaggctgccccagcctATATGGGAGATGGGCACTGCATGGAAGACTCTGCAAATAACCCAGAACTGGCcttcaaagagaaggaaaagccagGGAGCCTGAGGAGATGCTCTGCTTTGAGCCCTGACATGTCAGTTCATAACAGCCCCTCTCTGCGTGTGCTTCCAGGAGAGCTTCAGAAGGATTCACTTCTCCCACCAAAGACCCAGAGGTGTGAGCCAAACCTCTCCTGAGACATGCAGAATTCCACACAACtgttccctggctctgctgctctcccctgcagTCTGACCTGCACTGAGCTAGACTAGTCTGGGCCACAGGCAACAATGCATCTGGAGAACAAAATAGGCTCTCGCACAGCCCTTAGAGGGCAACCACCACCTTGGCCTCCTGTTCTTACCTCTCCAGGCAGGGGTTTGATGGAGAGGGCCACGTCACATGGCAGACGGCAAGCATTGCAGATACTGAAATGGGCTTCTGCCTCTTGCCCAACCTGAACCTTGCTGAAGATGAATCTATTCTCATCTCTGACAAAGAGGCCCGTGCCTTTCACCGACTGCAGCTGGTGGCTGAGGTCGGCGCTGCTGCAGATCGGATACTCCTTGAAGATTGACGCGACATTCTCAACAAGTCCTGTGGACACACCAGAGGGATGAGCACGGAGAAGCCTCCCTGATGAATTTGTCTAGACCCTGCTGGCCTCTCAGAAGGCTCGATAAGCCCTTTCTGCCCGGGTGACTGCTAAACCCAGCCTTGGGTGGGGGAGCTGGCTGTGAGGATGGAGCCCAGTCAACCTCAGTCTTAGAGAGCACTGCTTTCCTTTTATCCTTCCATGCATCCCTCCGAGCCTGGGAGGGATAATGAGTGAACTGGTGGACTTGAAGAGGGCT
This window contains:
- the LOC132332940 gene encoding hydrocephalus-inducing protein-like, translating into MESSFPALGLAAWAHLEAKAGRTLYWGAQGTAISHQPLLELFLQGHLRLGMFTVSPCSGSVHPSRMQLIKVECLAEQEGTWEEQIYIDIMDRDPTDNPLGIPFTLIVETCVPGLVENVASIFKEYPICSSADLSHQLQSVKGTGLFVRDENRFIFSKVQVGQEAEAHFSICNACRLPCDVALSIKPLPGEEQSLINNIFKLDPVKMSIRGSSSAVATVTFTPPDKQSYDCTFEASLEMPKG